The Streptomyces kanamyceticus DNA segment AGGAAGCCTGGCGATCAACGCCCACGAAGATCTTGGATGAGCCCGGTTTCTCTCTAGGGATCGTGAGCTGCATCGACGCCCGGCATGCGTGGGTGAGGTTGCAGTGATGCCGTGCCGTCACACGGTGGCCCGTCCTGCGCCTCGTGGATGGGCGTTGTCAGTGCCGGGTGCGACGATCGCCCACATGACTGAGACGGATGGCGCGAGTGACGACTGGCGGGGGTTCCTCACGCGATGGAGCGCGGAGTGGGCGGACGCATACGATCCCGATGAAGTGCAGGAAGCGGGCGATGAGGAGGCCCGTCGCACCCGCTGGCTCGGCTTCGAACCCGCGACGCCCGAGCGGATCGCGGCCCTCGAAGAACGCCTCGAGCACCGACTGCCACCGTCGTACCGGACGTTCCTGGAGGTCACCGACGGCTGGCGGCATGCGGGCGGGTTCGTGTGGCTGCTCGCGGGCACGGACACGGCCAACTGGCACGAGGACGACGCGGGACTCGCCGAGATCTATCAGGAGGACTTGGACGAGAACGCGACGCGGGAGGAGGTCCTGGAAGCCACGATCTGGACCCGAGGGCTCGAGCTGGCCGTGGAATCCGACGCCATGACCGTCATGCTGGACCCGGAAGACGTGGACGCGCACGGCGAATGGGCGGTGTACACGTGGGCGCCCTGGCGCGCCAGTCCTCCTGAACGGCACGCGTCCTTCTGGGAGTTCATGCAGGATGCCTACCGGGAGTTCCACAGCTTGCGGGCGGGAGCCGACGACGCGCCGGAATTCGTGAACGCCACGACCGAGGCGCTGGACGCCGAGGTGGAGCAGGCGCGGCGTGACGCGCTGCGCGGCGACTTCGAGCGGGCCGAAGCGGTCTTCGCGCAGGCGCGGGCGTTCGGCAGGCCCCGCGCCGGGGCGCTGAGGGACCAGATCGTGTGGCTGCTCGGCGACCGATACTCCACGCACTTCGACGGGCTCGCTGCCGACCCGGTGTACGCGCCGGATCTGCTCCCCGCCCTGATCGCCGGTCGCGGGGGGCGGCCCTGGCATGGCGAAGGAGCATACGCGGGCTACGTGCGTGGCAGGTCCGACGAGGTGTGCACGCTGGAGCGGCTGATACTGCGGCAACTGCGGGAGGGCACCTACGCGTACACCGCACCAGGGCCGTTTGGCGACGCCGTGCAGGCGGCCCGGGAACAGGCGCGGTGGGGCGAGACGGACGCGGCCTGGCGGACGCTGCTGATCGCGCTGCCCCAGTGGCAGCCACTGGGTGTCGACCACCTCGCGCCAGTGGGCCTCGCCGCCGACCCGCTGCTCGGTCCGCTGCTCACGCAGGAGCGGGGTCGGGCGCTGCTGGCTACCCCCAGAGGCGAGGAGGCCACCGGCAGTGGGAGCGTGGCGGTCGACGAGGACCCCCCGGGCATGGCCTGGCTCGCGGAACGGCCTTCTACCGGCCAGCGCCAAGGGTACCGATTCCTCCTCGTCGAGGGCGTAGAGCCCGACGCGCTGCCCACCCTCATCGGCGCCGAGGACGGCGCGGAGCTGTTCGAGCCCATGACCCTGTGGGATGCGCGCTCGAAGCTACGGTCGGGTGGGACGTCCTCCTCGTACGACGACAAGGCACTGGTCGCCGTTGGTCGAGCCGGGGGCGGCTGGAGCTTCGCATTCGACGGTATGCCAAAGCCGTTCAATGAGGCGCGGTTCACCTCACCGGCCGTCGCCGCCTCACGACACGGCCGTGCCGTGGTGGTCTGGGCCTCACCCGACGACTTCGGCAGGGGCGCTCTGTTCCACCTTTCTGTGGCCGAACGCGCCACAGAACGTTACGCGTTCACGGTCCTGGGGGAACGGTGTGACCGCTCCGGAGAGATTCCGCAGGACCTGGACCCGGACCGACTCTTCCCCGAGCTTCGAAGCGGCGGCCAGAACCGGGAACTGCCGGGCGAGGCCGCCGCCCTGACGGCGATCGCCACGACGTTCGGTGCCACGCTGCCTCGCTTTGCCCTCGATGACGGCCGACTGCACACCTTTGTCACCCGTTCCTGGACACGCCCGCCGGGCGCCGGCGAGACGTACATAGTCATCACCTCCGGCCCACCTGGAGCACATACCTCAGACGCGTGAACTCCCCGCTGCGGGTAGGCAATTCCCTGGTTCCCGTCCAGCATCGCGATCTGCTGGACGGCCGCGCACGCCTGTCACCCACCAGGCCGTGGCTGAACAGCTACCCGCCACCCGCCACCCGCCGCGACGCCGTTACCACCTGCTGTCGGCGTACTTGAGAATGTGCTCAGTAGGTGAGTCTGTCGGGGATCTTGGTGGAGGCATTGTCGACGGTGGGCGGCGACGTTGTGCTCACAGCTGGTGAAACTTCGGCGGGGCTGGAGGCGCCCGTGATCATCTCCGGTAACGGTGTCAGCTGCGCGTGTTCCGTCAGGCTCATTGGCGCGGGAGGCCCTACCAGCCGAGGAATTTCTGGAGAGTGGTGGGCGACCAAGACCGACACCCGAGGTGCGTTCATCATCGCCGATGCGGCCGGGCACTCGAGATAGACGTCTAGAGGGTCGCCGAGCGGGACTTACTCATCGCTTTCGACGACGACCTGGTCGCCGAGGCGAACCGGCTCCGCGGCCTGTTCGCGCAGGTCCACCCGCACTTGGACAGGATGCTGGGCCCGCACATGCAGCACCCGGGCGTCCTGGTCGTGTTGAAGCGGTTCGGCTCGCCCTCGGCTGACCGACGAGATCTTCACCGCGCTCGAACAGACCGTCACCGATGCGGCCGCAATGATCGTCCCGAACCTGGCCCGGTCCCTGGCCGCCGTTCTCGAACAGCGCCATCTGCTGGAGCAGCGACTCGCTTCCTCAGCCCGGTCGAGTTCGAGGAGAAGCACTACGCCGAGCAGGCGACGGCCGAAGCAATGAACCTGAAACCCCGTCAACCCGCTCTGACCATCCGCTCAGCACCTCCTGTGCAGCGGGGAACCCCACTCGGGCGACCGGGTCCGGGGTGGGACCGCCTGGTCGCGGTCGCACCGGGTCTACCCGCTCGGGACCCGAG contains these protein-coding regions:
- a CDS encoding SMI1/KNR4 family protein, with amino-acid sequence MTETDGASDDWRGFLTRWSAEWADAYDPDEVQEAGDEEARRTRWLGFEPATPERIAALEERLEHRLPPSYRTFLEVTDGWRHAGGFVWLLAGTDTANWHEDDAGLAEIYQEDLDENATREEVLEATIWTRGLELAVESDAMTVMLDPEDVDAHGEWAVYTWAPWRASPPERHASFWEFMQDAYREFHSLRAGADDAPEFVNATTEALDAEVEQARRDALRGDFERAEAVFAQARAFGRPRAGALRDQIVWLLGDRYSTHFDGLAADPVYAPDLLPALIAGRGGRPWHGEGAYAGYVRGRSDEVCTLERLILRQLREGTYAYTAPGPFGDAVQAAREQARWGETDAAWRTLLIALPQWQPLGVDHLAPVGLAADPLLGPLLTQERGRALLATPRGEEATGSGSVAVDEDPPGMAWLAERPSTGQRQGYRFLLVEGVEPDALPTLIGAEDGAELFEPMTLWDARSKLRSGGTSSSYDDKALVAVGRAGGGWSFAFDGMPKPFNEARFTSPAVAASRHGRAVVVWASPDDFGRGALFHLSVAERATERYAFTVLGERCDRSGEIPQDLDPDRLFPELRSGGQNRELPGEAAALTAIATTFGATLPRFALDDGRLHTFVTRSWTRPPGAGETYIVITSGPPGAHTSDA